In Kocuria turfanensis, a single genomic region encodes these proteins:
- a CDS encoding excalibur calcium-binding domain-containing protein has product MRSTPSPTPVRAGGPAGRRDAVRRFLATPVHLALALGLVTGCASSTASTTPAPVPGTVSTVPASASPTASAPASTSTSPAAPPPLGTVTTVRPAPAETPVPAAVPLAGARLALEGLPVAAAGTMSDYDREALFGGWIDADGDCEDTRAEVLARDLTDITSADGCTVATGTLADPYTGSTIAFVRGAATSGDVQVDHVVSLGNAWITGARRLTQAERVALANDPLNLLAVDGPANGSKSDLDASGWLPPNEAFACGMVATQIAVKARYGLWVTAPEKQAMAEVLAGCPAQQLPGGIPFGDITGDAPAAPVPSSASSPTPEVPVPAVPTDVHYQNCAAAREAGAAPLRRGEPGYRDAMDRDADGVACEG; this is encoded by the coding sequence ATGCGCAGCACCCCCTCGCCCACCCCGGTCCGGGCGGGAGGCCCGGCCGGCCGCCGCGACGCCGTCCGGCGGTTCCTGGCCACGCCGGTGCACCTGGCCCTGGCCCTCGGACTGGTCACCGGGTGCGCCTCGAGCACGGCCTCCACCACCCCGGCGCCCGTTCCGGGCACGGTGTCCACCGTGCCCGCGAGCGCCTCCCCGACCGCGAGCGCCCCCGCCTCCACCAGCACCTCACCGGCCGCCCCGCCGCCCCTCGGAACGGTCACCACGGTCAGGCCCGCACCGGCGGAGACCCCCGTCCCGGCGGCCGTTCCGCTCGCGGGCGCCCGGCTGGCCCTGGAGGGTCTGCCGGTCGCCGCGGCCGGGACGATGTCCGACTACGACCGGGAGGCACTGTTCGGCGGCTGGATCGACGCGGACGGGGACTGCGAGGACACCCGCGCCGAGGTCCTGGCCCGCGACCTGACGGACATCACCTCCGCGGACGGCTGCACGGTGGCCACCGGCACGCTCGCGGACCCCTACACCGGGTCCACGATCGCCTTCGTCCGCGGGGCGGCGACCTCCGGTGACGTCCAGGTCGACCACGTCGTCTCCCTCGGCAACGCGTGGATCACGGGGGCGCGCCGCCTGACGCAGGCCGAGCGGGTGGCGCTGGCCAACGACCCGCTGAACCTGCTGGCGGTCGACGGGCCCGCCAACGGGTCGAAGTCGGACCTGGACGCGTCCGGGTGGCTGCCGCCGAACGAGGCGTTCGCGTGCGGGATGGTGGCCACCCAGATCGCGGTGAAGGCCCGGTACGGACTGTGGGTCACGGCTCCGGAGAAGCAGGCCATGGCAGAGGTGCTCGCAGGCTGCCCGGCGCAGCAGCTGCCCGGCGGGATCCCGTTCGGTGACATCACCGGGGATGCCCCGGCCGCGCCCGTGCCCTCCTCGGCCTCGTCGCCGACTCCCGAGGTCCCGGTGCCCGCGGTGCCCACGGACGTCCACTACCAGAACTGCGCGGCCGCCCGGGAGGCCGGGGCGGCCCCGCTGCGCCGCGGTGAGCCCGGCTACCGGGACGCCATGGACCGCGACGCCGACGGCGTCGCGTGCGAGGGCTGA
- a CDS encoding nucleotide disphospho-sugar-binding domain-containing protein, with amino-acid sequence MMLLTSGTRGDVEPFAALARYAAARGHEVRLGVPDRSGADLSGLDTVRLGVDFHRLLRTDGLTPRTALRHYRAEVRPGMRRMLSAAVRETLAFGPDLVVHHPLILTAPAVADALGVPRVLTEFVPVATPTREFSAPGGPTVSADLGRFNRATYAVPRGAARLFRADVERACAALPGGRAPSPRSSSRATLIGASPHLLPRPADWPPAVHLTGAWHDEALEPAAEPVVDRFVRGGPYLVATFGSMRAGDAQARARAVVAGARAHGLRTLLLSGWGGLVLPEDHRGEDVLVVPSAPLGAVLRGAAAAVHHGGAGTVHTVARAGVPSVVVPFLADQPFWAGQLHRLGIASAPVPHRRLTAETLVPALGEALDRGERAERLGRAVRQERGLRTALDVLTGL; translated from the coding sequence ATGATGCTCCTGACCTCCGGAACCCGCGGCGACGTCGAGCCCTTCGCCGCCCTGGCCCGCTACGCCGCCGCCCGGGGGCACGAGGTCCGGCTGGGTGTCCCGGACCGCTCCGGCGCCGACCTGTCCGGGCTCGACACCGTGCGCCTCGGGGTGGACTTCCACCGCCTGCTGCGCACCGACGGGCTCACCCCGCGCACGGCGCTGCGCCACTACCGCGCCGAGGTCCGGCCCGGCATGCGGCGGATGCTCTCGGCCGCGGTGCGGGAGACGCTGGCCTTCGGGCCCGACCTGGTCGTGCACCACCCGCTGATCCTCACCGCCCCCGCGGTGGCCGACGCCCTGGGCGTCCCGCGGGTGCTGACCGAGTTCGTGCCCGTGGCCACGCCCACCCGCGAGTTCTCCGCCCCGGGCGGGCCCACGGTCAGCGCGGACCTCGGGCGGTTCAACCGTGCCACCTACGCGGTGCCGCGCGGCGCCGCGCGTCTGTTCCGCGCCGACGTCGAGCGTGCCTGTGCGGCACTGCCCGGCGGCCGGGCGCCCTCGCCGCGCTCGTCCTCCCGGGCCACGCTGATCGGGGCCAGCCCGCACCTGCTGCCGCGGCCCGCCGACTGGCCGCCCGCGGTCCACCTGACCGGAGCCTGGCACGACGAGGCGCTGGAGCCCGCGGCGGAGCCGGTGGTGGACCGGTTCGTGCGCGGCGGACCGTACCTGGTGGCGACCTTCGGGTCCATGAGGGCGGGCGACGCGCAGGCCCGGGCCCGGGCGGTCGTGGCCGGGGCGCGCGCCCACGGCCTGCGGACCCTGCTGCTCAGCGGATGGGGCGGCCTGGTCCTGCCGGAGGACCACCGCGGCGAGGACGTGCTGGTCGTGCCGTCGGCACCGCTGGGCGCCGTGCTCCGGGGAGCCGCCGCGGCGGTCCACCACGGCGGGGCCGGGACGGTGCACACCGTCGCCCGCGCGGGCGTGCCCTCCGTGGTCGTGCCCTTCCTCGCCGACCAGCCGTTCTGGGCCGGGCAGCTCCACCGCCTGGGGATCGCGTCGGCCCCCGTGCCCCACCGGCGGCTGACGGCGGAGACGCTGGTCCCGGCACTGGGGGAGGCCCTGGACCGGGGCGAGCGTGCCGAGCGGCTGGGGCGTGCCGTGCGGCAGGAGCGGGGGCTGCGGACCGCGCTGGACGTCCTCACCGGCCTCTGA
- a CDS encoding UbiA family prenyltransferase translates to MPAAGPAPALRRMVHISRPVLWINTLGPGVLGMWLTGSLLRWEAVPLLLWLTLPFNLLIYGVNDIFDQDTDALNPRKGSLEGARIRSSEVRTIWASVLATNLPFVLWFALALPPAALGWIALYVLVFVFYSAPPLRFKARPFLDSLSNAAYAFPLVILAYALGDTPVWPAALGLMAWSVAKHAFDAVQDIEEDRAVGITTTAVRLGARGTGWWSGAWWAVSVLGFALVSVPVAVVNALIAGWLVLSLLRAPSPATGHRLYRHSIAFPYVAGTVAGVQLAGALILGRYP, encoded by the coding sequence GTGCCAGCAGCAGGCCCCGCCCCCGCCCTCCGGCGGATGGTCCACATCTCGCGGCCGGTGCTCTGGATCAACACGCTGGGCCCGGGGGTGCTGGGCATGTGGCTCACCGGCTCGCTGCTGCGGTGGGAGGCGGTGCCGCTGCTGCTGTGGCTGACCCTGCCGTTCAATCTGCTGATCTACGGCGTCAACGACATCTTCGACCAGGACACCGACGCCCTGAACCCGCGCAAGGGGTCGCTGGAGGGCGCGCGGATCAGGTCCTCCGAGGTGCGCACGATCTGGGCGTCGGTGCTGGCGACCAACCTGCCGTTCGTCCTCTGGTTCGCCCTCGCCCTCCCCCCGGCGGCCCTGGGCTGGATCGCGCTGTACGTGCTGGTGTTCGTGTTCTACTCGGCCCCGCCGCTGCGCTTCAAGGCGCGGCCCTTCCTCGACTCCCTGAGCAACGCCGCCTACGCCTTCCCCCTGGTCATCCTGGCCTACGCGCTCGGGGACACCCCCGTGTGGCCGGCGGCGCTGGGCCTGATGGCCTGGAGCGTGGCCAAGCACGCGTTCGACGCCGTCCAGGACATCGAGGAGGACCGCGCGGTGGGCATCACCACGACGGCGGTCCGGCTCGGCGCGCGCGGCACCGGCTGGTGGAGCGGCGCGTGGTGGGCCGTGTCCGTGCTGGGCTTCGCGCTCGTCAGCGTTCCGGTGGCGGTGGTCAACGCTCTCATCGCCGGGTGGCTCGTGCTCTCGCTGCTGCGGGCCCCGTCCCCGGCCACCGGCCACCGGCTCTACCGGCACTCCATCGCGTTCCCCTACGTCGCCGGCACCGTGGCCGGGGTGCAGCTGGCGGGCGCGCTGATCCTGGGACGGTACCCGTGA
- a CDS encoding phytoene desaturase family protein, producing MSRVVVVGGGIGGLTAAALLGHAGHRVTVLEAADHVGGKSRRIEQTGQRMDTGPSLVTFPGVWRELLERLDTLRGAGTGARAGEPDAAAVARLELERLPDVGTYYYRGTRSELPVPPGHPWHAAWARFEAEHGGLGPDVTRLLTTAPLDRSSYPALAALGRLYGPRLTTRSYLDGLDWMPEGLREVIAIHTLNAGVSPSRTPALYASMPAVMARDGVWIPRGGVYELVEALDRLARRAGVEIRTGEPVTAVARRRVETARGTYRADAVVSGVDAHRLGGLLAGRAPRRPRRLSCSAIAIYAVLDAALPEGTPRHGVILPDRPAELYASLEAGEEPVQTMAFANYYPAHGVYPNSSPTLALLLTAPANGRSYTLDDPFVARELDRASQVLGLRAPLRERFRRTEILDPAFFAVHGSAQGALYGAVRPAWLSGPLHTPSHRSLLRPWLWRVGASVHPGGGLPAVLGGAMISTEKLLQHLGPTA from the coding sequence GTGAGCCGCGTCGTCGTGGTCGGCGGCGGCATCGGCGGGCTGACCGCCGCCGCCCTGCTGGGCCACGCCGGCCACCGGGTCACCGTGCTGGAGGCCGCCGACCACGTCGGCGGCAAGAGCCGGCGCATCGAACAGACCGGGCAGCGGATGGACACCGGCCCCTCGCTGGTCACGTTCCCGGGGGTGTGGCGGGAGCTCCTCGAGCGCCTGGACACGCTGCGCGGCGCGGGCACCGGTGCCCGCGCCGGGGAACCCGACGCCGCGGCGGTGGCCCGGCTGGAGCTGGAGCGGCTGCCCGACGTCGGGACGTACTACTACCGCGGCACCCGCAGCGAGCTGCCCGTGCCGCCGGGCCACCCCTGGCACGCGGCCTGGGCGCGATTCGAGGCCGAGCACGGCGGTCTCGGCCCGGACGTCACCCGGCTGCTCACCACCGCTCCCCTGGACCGCAGCTCCTACCCCGCGCTGGCCGCGCTCGGACGGCTTTACGGTCCACGCCTGACCACCCGCAGCTACCTCGACGGCCTCGACTGGATGCCGGAGGGCCTGCGCGAGGTGATCGCCATCCACACCCTCAACGCCGGCGTCAGCCCCTCGCGCACCCCGGCCCTCTACGCGAGCATGCCCGCGGTGATGGCCCGGGACGGGGTGTGGATCCCCCGCGGCGGGGTGTACGAGCTGGTCGAGGCCCTGGACCGGCTGGCCCGGCGGGCCGGCGTGGAGATCCGCACCGGGGAGCCGGTCACCGCCGTCGCGCGACGGCGGGTCGAGACCGCCCGCGGCACCTACCGGGCCGACGCCGTGGTCAGCGGGGTCGACGCCCACCGGCTGGGCGGTCTCCTCGCCGGGCGCGCCCCCCGGCGGCCGCGCCGGCTCAGCTGCTCGGCGATCGCGATCTACGCCGTCCTCGACGCCGCGCTCCCCGAGGGCACGCCCCGGCACGGCGTCATCCTGCCGGACCGCCCGGCGGAGCTCTACGCCAGCCTGGAGGCCGGGGAGGAGCCCGTCCAGACCATGGCCTTCGCGAACTACTACCCGGCCCACGGCGTCTACCCGAACAGCTCCCCCACCCTGGCCCTGCTCCTGACCGCCCCCGCCAACGGGAGGTCCTACACCCTCGACGACCCGTTCGTGGCCCGCGAGCTCGACCGCGCGAGCCAGGTGCTGGGGCTGCGGGCCCCGCTCCGGGAGCGCTTCCGCCGCACGGAGATCCTCGACCCCGCGTTCTTCGCGGTCCACGGCTCGGCACAGGGGGCGCTCTACGGCGCGGTCCGTCCGGCGTGGCTGAGCGGGCCCCTGCACACCCCGTCCCACCGGAGCCTGCTGCGACCGTGGCTGTGGCGGGTAGGCGCCTCCGTCCATCCGGGCGGCGGGCTGCCCGCCGTCCTGGGCGGGGCGATGATCTCGACGGAGAAGCTGCTGCAGCACCTGGGGCCGACGGCCTGA